The nucleotide window CGGTTGGGTTTGCGCACCCAGTTTTTCCACTGTGCGGGGTCAGCAAAGAGTAGCTGTACCGCCTTGTAGATACCGGCAAGATAAGACAGGCGTTCCAAGGTATCTTTGCCCAGCTTGATAGGCTCGCCCGTTGCCAGCTTTTGCCGCCAATTGTGCAGCGTCGTGCGGGTACCAAGCCCGGCGAGGGTGCAGCGTTGCTCGTCGGTGAGGCTCCATTCTTCGGCGATGCCAAAAAACAATTTCACAGCTACACGGCTCATCTGTGCCTCATCTACCGCCGGTAGCGGTTGGGATTTGCTCATTGCTGTTAGCTCCTGATTTTCTACAGTCTCTTTCACTATATGTTCAAAAGTGAACAATATCAAACAATATATTTCAAAATGAACAATTTAGAATCTTCTTGTTGTCTATATCCGGGAACGTCATACACAACAATAACCCCCCCCAGCGACACATGTATCACTGGGGATTTATCGCTGGGAATGATTAGAAAGGCTTGCAGGAGGAATCGAAAAGCAGCGAGCGGTTAACTCGCTACTTTGAAGAACGACATTAATTGTTGCAGGTGTTGCGATTGGTCATTGGTCTGTTCGGCCGTAGCGGCAAGCTCTTCGGCGGCGGCAGCGTTTTGTTGGGTGGCGGCATTGATTTGGCTCATGGCCACATTTACCTCCGACAAACCGCTGGACTGTTCGGTTGAGCTGGCGGAAATTTCCTGTACCAAATCCGAGGTCTTGGTAATTGCCGGGACCATATCGCCCAAGAGTTGGCCTGCGTGTTCTACCAGCTCCACATTACTGTTGGTCAGTGCGTCAATTTCCTGCGCTGCTACACGGCTGCGTTCGGCCAGCTTGCGCACTTCGCTCGCCACTACGGCAAAACCACGGCCGTGTTCACCCGCACGCCCCGCTTCAATAGCCGCGTTCAACGCGAGCAAATTAGTCTGGTAGGCGATGTCATCAATGATCGCTACTTTTTCAGCAACCAAACGCATGGCATCTACCGTTTGGGTCACTATAGTGCCGCCTTCTTTTGCTTGTAACGCCGCTTTGGATGCTATGCCGTTAGTGACTTTTGCGTTGTCGGAATTTTGCGCCACAGAACTGGAAATTTGCTCAAGCGTGGCAGAAATTTGCTCCACACTGCTGGCTTGTTCCGTCGTCGATTGGCTCAAACTTTGGGTAGTTGCGGATACCTGTGCCGAGGCGCTGGAGAGTGCAT belongs to Cellvibrio sp. pealriver and includes:
- a CDS encoding MbcA/ParS/Xre antitoxin family protein, which encodes MSKSQPLPAVDEAQMSRVAVKLFFGIAEEWSLTDEQRCTLAGLGTRTTLHNWRQKLATGEPIKLGKDTLERLSYLAGIYKAVQLLFADPAQWKNWVRKPNRDFGGASALERMLAGRVVDLVDVRRYLDGWRGEVYV